The Salicibibacter halophilus DNA window TAAAACGCGGGCATACGCTTGAATACATTCAAGATGTTCTCGGTCTCCATTCCACGCTCGTATTGACACGTTATCAAGCGTACATAGACGAGTTGTCCCAATGAGGAAACTCCGCCTACAAGCAAGGCGGAGTCCTTTTTAATCGTTGGGTTCCAATTGCAACTCAACGTTTTGCTTGGGGGCAAAGGTGGAAATGGCATGTTTGTAAACCAATTGTTGCTTCCCATCCGTATCAATGACGATCGTAAAATTGTCAAATGCTTTCAAGTAGCCCCGAAGTTGAAATCCGTTCGTAAGAAAAATTGTAATCGGGATATTATCTTTCCGCAGCGTATTCAAAAATTGATCTTGAATGTTAACATTCTTCATTATGTTTATCCCCCTTCGAAAACCTTTCGCTTTTATTAATCTTTCGACATGCGCCTTAATTGTCCTGCAAGGTGTGCTTTAATTTTTTCAGTCACATCCTGCTTGCCATCTTCCCCAAGTTCAAACCACGTCACTTGTTCCTTGTTTCGAAACCAGGTGAGCTGTCTTTTCGCAAATCTCCGTGAATTTTTCTTCAGTTGAGCAATTGCTTCCGACCATGAATAATTTCCGTCAAGGTATGCTACGAGCTCTTTGTAACCGATCCCTTTCATCGATTGAGTGTGACGGATACCGGCATCGTATAATGCACGCACTTCCGACAACAGCCCCGAGGCAATCATTTGGTCGACGCGGGACTCGATCCGTTCATAGAGCAAGGAACGTTCCATCGTTAATCCGATCATAATCACTTCATATGCCTTGGCCGTCGTGTTTTCGCTTTCCACGGGATCCGGAGGAGGTTTGCCGGCATATAACAGTTCGAGGGCGCGAATCACTTTTCGCACATTGCGATAATGGATTCGTTCGGCCGCTTCTGGGTCAAGGGTTTGCAATTCTTCATGCAGCCGGATCTCCCCCTTCTCTTCCCTGGCTCGCGCTTCCAGTCGGTCGCGGAGGGCTTGATCCCTTCCTGTTTCACTGAATGACCAGTCAGCCGTTAATCCTTTGATATACATTCCCGTTCCGCCGACTACGATTGGAAGGTGTCCACGTCCCCCTATGTCCGCCATTTTGCGATGGGCGTCCTGGCGAAAGCGAGCGGCTGAATATGTATCCGTCGGATCAAGAATATCAATCAGGTGATGGGGAATGCTTTCTTTTTCTTCTTCGCTCACTTTCGCCGTTCCAATGTCCAACCCCTTATAGACTTGAAAAGCGTCCCCATTAATGATTTCCCCCGAAAAGTGTTTCGCCATTTCAATGCCGATTGTCGTTTTTCCCACCGCAGTGGGTCCAACGACCACAATTACCGGTTTTTTCACCTTCCTGGCCACCTTCCATCTGAATCGTTCCGTACGAAACGGTTCGATGCTTCTTTACATTGTGAAACCCAAAACGCTCAAAAAGATGGCTGTCTCGCTCTGCCTTTAGGACAACTGAGCGTTTGGCCGCTTTTTTGGCTTCCCTAATAACCGCTTCGGTAAGGCTGCCTGTATGAGCCAAGGCGCGCAGCGGTTCGACGTGTGCCGATCGCGAGCGTCCCTGCGTGAACATAGGATCAAAATAAACGACATCAAAACTATTTTCCGGCACGGATTGTAAATAAGCAAAGTGATCTTGTTGAACGACCGATATTCTTCGCATCGCCTTATTTAATGCCGGAAGGTCTTCTTGGTGGCAACGCAAGCCTCTGGCCACCACTTCTGCGATATAGGGGCTTTTTTCAACAGCGGTTACCCATCCATCGGCGGTGACGGCGTAGCTCGCGACAATGCTGTCCGCGCCAAAGCCAAGCGTCATATCCAGAAATGCGTCTCCAGGCTGTAATTGCGCAACCGCAACAAGCGGGTCAGCTTCGGCGTCCATGAGACGTTGAACGCGTATTTTTGCCATGCTCGGGTGGAAAAAAAACGGATGGTCCCCCTCTTCTCCAGCGTATAGCCTATCCCGTCCATCTTTACCGACCATATATACGGTCTCCGTTTTTTGCAAAAAAGCCGTAATTGTTTTTCGGTAACGCGTCTCATATGAACATTGAAGACGTTCGGCCAATTGCGATGCGCGCGTTTGCATTTCCAGCGTCGGATAGCGGCTCGTCGTGACAATCACTTGATAGGGTTTCATATCTACAGTGTACATGGATTCATTCCAGCGCTCAATACAACGTTTTCCTTAAAACGAAAAAAAGATGTGCCGGACGGGCACACCTTCTCATTTATACACTAATTTTTATCGGATGTTGCCATCTTGAAGAGTACAAAAGTCATGATAACAGCTGCTGCAACAGCGATAGCTGAAATACCGATGATCGCGACGAGATCTGTTCCTGTCAATGGTTTTCTCTCCTTTTTCTCCCTTTTACTTTTATTCTAACAAACACTGCAGTGGACAACGCCGAACAAGTGTGACGATGTGTTGAATCTTTTCACATCACCCGTTTGAACATTTTTTCAAGCTCATAGCTCGTAATGTGGACATATATCGGGCGTCCATGCGGACACGTAAACGGGTTCTTGCATGCCCGCATTTCTTCAAGCAGCGCGAACATTTCATCGGAGCGCAAATGCCGGTTGGCTTTAATCGCTGCTTTACAGGACGTTAAAGCGGCCGCTTCTTCACGCAACTCCGGAATATCCGGTTTTTTTAAGGAGAGCAATTGAGCTATCAGTTCCTGGATCGTCTCCTCTTCCATCCCTTTGGGGATCCAAGTGGGATGGGCGCGGACACGGTACGTGTGCACACCGAAGGCTTCCATATGAATCCCCATTTCCCCGAGGCTCGTCCCCAACTCTTCGATGCGCGCCGCTTCCTGGGGTGTAAACGTCATCGTAAAAGGAACGAGCAGCGATTGGCTCATTTGTTCCGGATCGCCAAGCTTATCCCGATAATATTCATAGTGAATCCGTTCTTGAGCGGCGTGTTGGTCAATCAAATAAAGCCCTTGATCGTTTTGCGCCAATATATACGTGCCATGCAACTGGCCGATGGGATACAAAACCGGTACTCGTTGCCATTCCGCTTCCGTATCTGAGCCCTCGTGAACTTGCTCCTCTTCTTCACGCCCCTCTTCTTGTGCAACAACGTCTGAATGGGGTGGATGAGGCTTATTTTTTTCAACGGTCAGATGTTCTTCCTCCGCGTTCAGAACGCTTTCCTTTTTATTTTGCTCGATATTTTGTCCGGTTACGCTGGAGGATGTTGGTGTATACTGTTCTGGCTTGTTGGCAAAGGTAAGCGGCAGTTCCCTCACTTCTTCCCGAGGTTTTTCGGGAACGGGACGATGGAGCGAGCGCTCGGTTTGTTCCGGAATAAGCGTCTCTTGCTGCAAACATTCCCGGATCATTTCAGTGACTTCCAACAGTAACGTTTCTTCTTTACTGATACGCACGTCCCATTTTGATGGATGCACATTGACATCCACCAAGGCTGGGTTCATCGTAATCGCAACGGCAGCGATTGGATAGCGATGGATGGGGAGCAACGTTTGGTACGCTTTTTCAATCGCTTTCAACAATGGAAAATGTTTAATGTACCGTCCGTTAATAAAAACACTCATATAATGGCGGCTTGCACGGTTTATTTCTGGCTTTGCCATAAAGCCGGATATCTCAAAATCCTGGGAGTTTCTCGTCGCCGTCAGCATGTTTTTTGCCACTTGTTTGCCATAAATGGCATACAAAACGGCGCGTCGGTCCCCATTTCCGTTTGTAAACAGCACTTGCCGCTCGTTGTGGATCAAGCGAAAAGAAACATCCGGGCGCGCCAAAGCCACTCGGTTCACGATATCGGTAGCATTTCCTAGTTCTGTATTAACGGTTTTCATGTACTTTAGACGAGCAGGCGTATTGAAAAAAAGTTCTTCGACGAGAACCGAGGTACCTTGGCGCGCTTTGCTTTTCGCACGGGCGATCAACCGCCCTCCCTGATAACGCAGATGGATGCCTGCTTCCTGGTTTTGGGCGGTCTCCAACGTCAGCTTGGAGACCGAAGCGATGCTCGGAAGGGCCTCCCCGCGAAAACCAAGCGTTTGAATATGATGAAGGTCGTCTTCATTTTTAATTTTACTCGTAGCATGTCGCAAAAACGCTAGTTCTGCATCTTCGGGGGCAATGCCACCGCCGTTATCCAGAACATGGATACGGGACAGGCCGCCATCTTGCAAGTCAATATCGATTCGAGTGCTCCCTGCATCCAATGCATTCTCCACCAGCTCTTTCACGACAGAGGCCGGGCGCTCAACGACTTCTCCGGCAGCGATTTTATTGGAAAGTGTTTCTTCTAACGTGACAATGGCACTCATATGACCCCTCCCGGTAAATGATGTAATTGGCTAGATCAGCTTCCTGTTTTTGATCCGTTCGGTTTTATGGCGACGCGAGGTGCTCGGCTTGAGTATTACTCACACCCACCTGGGGAGCGTTTTCGCCCCTCAAAAGACGAGCTTCTCCCTCTTTGAGGGACGGGGGATTCCTTCGCTTCTCTGGTTCCTCTCGGAGCAAATCGGTCTCGATTAAACCTATTCTGGTTTCATGACCGCTTCATACCTTAAGTTTTTGAACGCAGTTGTTTTTGCCATTCGCTGATGGCTTGCATGGCTTCCAACGGCGTCATGTTCAAAATATCCATATCACGGATTTGCTCGGACACTTTTGTAACTTCGGACGTTTCTTTTTCATCAACGGAACGAGCCGGTTTTTTTTCTTCTTCATACGTAAATAACGGCACCTGTTCATGAATGTCGTTCGCATTTTCTCGCGGAACTTGTCCATTTTCATATTCAGCCAATAATGTGCGCGCGCGTTCAATCACTGTATCGGGAAGATGGGCCAATTGGGCAACGTGAATGCCGTAACTTTTATCGGCTCGCCCTTCTTCCACTTTATGCAAAAAGATTACTTCGCCCGCTTCTTCCTCTGCCCGCACGTGAACATTCCATAGTGTTTCCAATTGCTCTTCCAGGATGGTTAGTTCATGATAATGGGTGGAAAATAACGTTTTCGCCCCGATATGCTCGTGAATATATTCCACGATGGAACGGGCAAGCGCCATGCCGTCATATGTAGAAGTGCCTCTCCCAATTTCATCAAGGAGGATCAGACTGTCCGGCGTTGCTTCCTTCAAAGCGTGTTTGGTTTCAAGCATTTCCACCATGAATGTGCTTTGACCGCTGACGAGATCGTCCGCGGCACCAATGCGCGTGAAAATCTTGTCGAACAGCGGTAAAGTCGCTTCGTCTGCAGGCACAAAACAACCGATTTGCGCCATCACGGAAAGAATCGCGATTTGCCGCATGTACGTACTTTTGCCCGCCATATTCGGGCCGGTAATGAGTAATTGCTCCCGCCGTTCATCCATATGGACGTCATTCGCAACGTACGCTCCTCTGTCCAACGTCGTTTCAACGACAGGGTGCCGGCTGTTTATGAGCGACATCGTGCGCTGCTCGGAAAAGCGAGGACGTGTGAAACGCCTTTCTTCGCTGACCTGGGCAAAACTTTGCAAACAATCGACATAAGCAATCATTCGCGCAAGCTGTTGCAGGTGAGGAATGTACGCACTTGTTTCCTCCCGGAGTCCTTTAAAAAGATCAAATTCCAATTGCTCCATTTTTTCTTCCGCTTCCAAAATGCGATTTTCCATTTCCTTTAATTCGGGAGTGATAAAGCGCTCCGCGTTTGTCAGCGTCTGTTTCCGTTCAAAATGGTCGGGAACGTGTGGCAACTGCGCTCTGGAGACTTCAATATAGTAACCGAACACACGGTTATAGCCTACTTTTAAATTTTTTATTCCCGTCGCTTCCCGCTCTTGGTGTTCAAGATTGGAGAGCCATGTCTTCCCGTTTTCGCTGGCTTCCCGGTATTCATCGAGCTCTTCGTGGAAGCCGCGCCGAATCATGCCTCCTTCGCGGATCGCGTTCGGCGGATCATCCACCAGCGCGGCTTCCAGGCGTGTACGCAATGCTTCGCATATATCGACATCTTCGGTCAGACGCACACCTTCCTCACCAAGTGCAGGCAACAATTCAACAATATCCGGCACTTGTTGCAAAGACGTTCGCAATTGCACGAGTTCACGAGCATTAACATTTCCATACGCGACGCGGCCCGCCAATCGTTCCAGGTCGTACACATTGCGCAATTGATCCTGCAGTTGTGCACGGGTAAGCATGTCATCCACTAATTGATGAACGAGCGTCTGCCGTCGTTCCACTTCCATTTTATTCGCTAATGGACGTTCCAAAAAACGATGGAGCAGACGGCTTCCCATCGCTGTCTTTGTCTCGTCGAGCAGTTCATACAAGGAACCTTTCTTTTTTCGTTCCCTTAATGAAGTGGTGAGCTCCAAGTTGCGCCGGGTATGTAGATCCATTTGTAAAAATTCCTGTGATTCAATCGTGGCTAATGGTTGCAGGTGGGCGAGGGAACGTTTTTGTGTTCGTGCCAAATAATGGAGCACCCGTCCGAAAGCAGCGCGAACAGATGGATCCGAGCCATCGTATAAATGGGCATAGGCATCGGGCATGGCCTCATTTTCTTCATAGGAGATCGTTAAAGCCGCCGTCTTTATCCACTTTTCCCACGCGGGCGGAAGTTCCCCGCGCGGAAAAATAACCTCTCTTAATCCATCAACCAGTAGTGCTTTTTCAATATCGGTCACTTCGGAACCGATGATGCCCCCATCGGTTTCCCCTGTCGTTAAATCCGTGCGTACATAGGCCAACCTTTCATGATCCGTGCCGGACAAGGCCGCGATATAATGGTTGGCATCCGCCGTTACGGCCCGTTCTTCCATGATCGTTCCCGGAGTGACAACACGTATGACTTCTCGCTTCACAACTCCTTTGGCTGTTTGCGGGTCTTCCACTTGTTCACAGATCGCGACTTTATATCCTTTATCGATTAAACGGGCAATATAATTTTCGGAAGAATGATACGGGACCCCGCACATGGGAGCCGCGTCTTCCCCTTTCCCTCTGCGCGTCAGGGTGATTTCCAGCTCCCTGGCTGCCAATTCGGCATCGTCGAAAAACAGTTCATAGAAATCTCCCAACCGAAAAAACAAAAAAGCATCCGTATATTGTTCTTTTACCTCATAGTATTGTTGCATCATCGGTGTAATTTTCGACACGACTATTCCTCCACTATACTTTAATCCACCGTTAACATTTTTTAAAGTATTAAACTACTATCTCAAATTATAGCACAGGGAGTACATGCGCTCGAAGTGAAAAAGAAAATCAGACGAGGAATCGTGCCAATAAGTTAGTGTGCTGAAACCTAAAAAACGAGTGACGGGAACGGATCCCTCACTCGTTTGTTTCATTTAGTCTTTTTTTTCGCCATGGACCTCTTCTTCCCTGTCTTTTCCTTTTTTCGGATCACGATCGTGCATTAACTCAAAATCGCCCGGCCGTCGTCCCAAGAAATCGGGTTGAATTTCATCCTTCAGTTCTTGGTCGGATACTTGATCCTCCCATTTTATGTCGCGATAATAATCATCTTCTTTTCCCGGGTGAACGAGAATAGAGATCTTCGTTTCCCCGACGAGCTCTGCCGCAAACTCCCGTTCCACTTCCACATTGACTTCTTTATCCTTCTTGGAGATGGATGCTTCGACTGTATTCGGCTGTTTTGTCGCCCGCGCAATCACATCAAAATCGTCCGTCATCACTTCATCGGAGCGCATCTTTAACGGAACATGCTCCTTGTACGATACTTTCTCGCTGGCCACGTCTGTTTTCGTGTTATGGTCATAAGAGTACCATACATTAATATCGTAGTCGCCGGTGATCTCTACACTGTCCCCTTTTCGTTTGGCATCGTACTTGTGGTTAATGACCCAACAACCGAGAATGCTTGACGGTCGATGGGCAGGCTTGATCGTGTGGGTCGTCTTTGAAAATTTTTTACCTTTTCCGCAAACCGCCTTTGTGATGATTTCCCGGTAATGCTCCTTTTTATGATCCAAGTGACGGTCCCTCCCTTAATATTCAACTTCCGGCGTTTGCATGCCTCTTCTTCATATGTATGAGCTTATTTTTGGTTCATGACATACACATAAAAAAAACCTGCCGGTAATGGCAGGTTTAGAAAAACTTGGCTTGCCGCCAAGTCCTGATGGCGGAAGCCTTAGTTTTACTTATACTTTAGTCCTTTGCATTAGTTAAAAACTTTCCTGAGTGTAAAAAATGCGTTAGTCTCTTCCCAAATAGGACCGAAGCATCCAGCCGTCTTTTTGGAAGTCACGGGCCATGCCCTGAATCGAATCCGCCAAAGACAATGCATTTTGTTCTTCGAGTCCGTCGACAAGTTCCACCAATTGATTGCTTAGGGCTTGTAGGTCAGCGGCCAGTGTCTCCACCATTTCCTGTTCGTCTTCGTTTCCGGAAGCTTCTTCAATGGTTGCGTTGGCGAGAAAATCTTTCATCGTTGCCAACGGTTTTACCTGGATCGCGAGCATTTGCTCAGCATAATCATCCATGAACGTGGCCGTCTTGTTGTACAATTCCTCGAATTTCCCATGGAGTGAAAAGAAATGTGAGCCTTTTACAAACCAATGATAATTGTGCAGTTTTACGTATAACACTTGCATATTCGCAAATTCCCGGTTCAAATCCTGCTCCAACACTCGTCCGGCTTGCCCTTTAATTTCAGTTGCTTGTCGTTTAGCCATTTTTATTGCCTCCTCCATGCATCTTTTTTTCGGTTGTTTTGTTGATTACAATGTCTATTATATTATAATCATTATAAAAAAACAACCGTTATTAATGAAACTTGTTTCTACTTATTCCATTCCCGATTGTCACAAAAATTATGCCTTGAATTTAGAAAGATCCCCTTGTCGATGCGACAAGGGGATCTTCCGGTGACGCTTATTTAATTCATAAACTCTTGCGGGAAGGACATTAAATCAATGCCCCACACGATCGGCACAAGATAGTACACAGCGAGCACAATGAGCATAGTGGCATAGATGTTTACCGCGAAGCCTGCTCGCACCATTTCAATTATCCTCAACTTACCTGTCGCGTAAATGATCGCATTCGGAGGTGTTCCGACCGGCAACATAAATGCGCAATTAGCTGCCAAAGCAGCGGGAAACATGAGCGCGAAAGGATGAATATCCAGCGCGAGTGCAAGAGAAGCCACGACTGGCAAAATCATCGTTGCCGTTGCCGTATTGGAGGTAATTTCCGTTAACGCCATAATCAATACAGCTGTTGCCAATATGATAACGAAAATGTGAAAGCCGGCCAACACGGTCAATTGGTCACCAATCCATTCGGATAAACCGCTACCCGTAAAACCTGCGGCAATGGCCAATCCCCCGCCAAAGAGAAGGAGAACGCCCCACGGAATTTCCTTGGAGTCGGACCAATCCAGGATTCGGCTGCTGATTCCGGATTTAGCCGGAATGGCAAACAATAGAACAGCGGCCAAAATGGCAATAGTGCCATCAGAAATGCCCGGTATTTGTAAAACAAGCCCTTCATCTTCATCCCATAAAAACTCCCGGGTCACCCACATAAAGGCGGCAAATGAAAAGACAAACGCAACCATGCTTTCTTCATAAGAAAT harbors:
- the mutL gene encoding DNA mismatch repair endonuclease MutL; translated protein: MSAIVTLEETLSNKIAAGEVVERPASVVKELVENALDAGSTRIDIDLQDGGLSRIHVLDNGGGIAPEDAELAFLRHATSKIKNEDDLHHIQTLGFRGEALPSIASVSKLTLETAQNQEAGIHLRYQGGRLIARAKSKARQGTSVLVEELFFNTPARLKYMKTVNTELGNATDIVNRVALARPDVSFRLIHNERQVLFTNGNGDRRAVLYAIYGKQVAKNMLTATRNSQDFEISGFMAKPEINRASRHYMSVFINGRYIKHFPLLKAIEKAYQTLLPIHRYPIAAVAITMNPALVDVNVHPSKWDVRISKEETLLLEVTEMIRECLQQETLIPEQTERSLHRPVPEKPREEVRELPLTFANKPEQYTPTSSSVTGQNIEQNKKESVLNAEEEHLTVEKNKPHPPHSDVVAQEEGREEEEQVHEGSDTEAEWQRVPVLYPIGQLHGTYILAQNDQGLYLIDQHAAQERIHYEYYRDKLGDPEQMSQSLLVPFTMTFTPQEAARIEELGTSLGEMGIHMEAFGVHTYRVRAHPTWIPKGMEEETIQELIAQLLSLKKPDIPELREEAAALTSCKAAIKANRHLRSDEMFALLEEMRACKNPFTCPHGRPIYVHITSYELEKMFKRVM
- a CDS encoding class I SAM-dependent methyltransferase, yielding MYTVDMKPYQVIVTTSRYPTLEMQTRASQLAERLQCSYETRYRKTITAFLQKTETVYMVGKDGRDRLYAGEEGDHPFFFHPSMAKIRVQRLMDAEADPLVAVAQLQPGDAFLDMTLGFGADSIVASYAVTADGWVTAVEKSPYIAEVVARGLRCHQEDLPALNKAMRRISVVQQDHFAYLQSVPENSFDVVYFDPMFTQGRSRSAHVEPLRALAHTGSLTEAVIREAKKAAKRSVVLKAERDSHLFERFGFHNVKKHRTVSYGTIQMEGGQEGEKTGNCGRWTHCGGKNDNRH
- the cotE gene encoding outer spore coat protein CotE codes for the protein MDHKKEHYREIITKAVCGKGKKFSKTTHTIKPAHRPSSILGCWVINHKYDAKRKGDSVEITGDYDINVWYSYDHNTKTDVASEKVSYKEHVPLKMRSDEVMTDDFDVIARATKQPNTVEASISKKDKEVNVEVEREFAAELVGETKISILVHPGKEDDYYRDIKWEDQVSDQELKDEIQPDFLGRRPGDFELMHDRDPKKGKDREEEVHGEKKD
- the hfq gene encoding RNA chaperone Hfq, with translation MKNVNIQDQFLNTLRKDNIPITIFLTNGFQLRGYLKAFDNFTIVIDTDGKQQLVYKHAISTFAPKQNVELQLEPND
- the mutS gene encoding DNA mismatch repair protein MutS; this encodes MSKITPMMQQYYEVKEQYTDAFLFFRLGDFYELFFDDAELAARELEITLTRRGKGEDAAPMCGVPYHSSENYIARLIDKGYKVAICEQVEDPQTAKGVVKREVIRVVTPGTIMEERAVTADANHYIAALSGTDHERLAYVRTDLTTGETDGGIIGSEVTDIEKALLVDGLREVIFPRGELPPAWEKWIKTAALTISYEENEAMPDAYAHLYDGSDPSVRAAFGRVLHYLARTQKRSLAHLQPLATIESQEFLQMDLHTRRNLELTTSLRERKKKGSLYELLDETKTAMGSRLLHRFLERPLANKMEVERRQTLVHQLVDDMLTRAQLQDQLRNVYDLERLAGRVAYGNVNARELVQLRTSLQQVPDIVELLPALGEEGVRLTEDVDICEALRTRLEAALVDDPPNAIREGGMIRRGFHEELDEYREASENGKTWLSNLEHQEREATGIKNLKVGYNRVFGYYIEVSRAQLPHVPDHFERKQTLTNAERFITPELKEMENRILEAEEKMEQLEFDLFKGLREETSAYIPHLQQLARMIAYVDCLQSFAQVSEERRFTRPRFSEQRTMSLINSRHPVVETTLDRGAYVANDVHMDERREQLLITGPNMAGKSTYMRQIAILSVMAQIGCFVPADEATLPLFDKIFTRIGAADDLVSGQSTFMVEMLETKHALKEATPDSLILLDEIGRGTSTYDGMALARSIVEYIHEHIGAKTLFSTHYHELTILEEQLETLWNVHVRAEEEAGEVIFLHKVEEGRADKSYGIHVAQLAHLPDTVIERARTLLAEYENGQVPRENANDIHEQVPLFTYEEEKKPARSVDEKETSEVTKVSEQIRDMDILNMTPLEAMQAISEWQKQLRSKT
- a CDS encoding Dps family protein: MAKRQATEIKGQAGRVLEQDLNREFANMQVLYVKLHNYHWFVKGSHFFSLHGKFEELYNKTATFMDDYAEQMLAIQVKPLATMKDFLANATIEEASGNEDEQEMVETLAADLQALSNQLVELVDGLEEQNALSLADSIQGMARDFQKDGWMLRSYLGRD
- the miaA gene encoding tRNA (adenosine(37)-N6)-dimethylallyltransferase MiaA — encoded protein: MKKPVIVVVGPTAVGKTTIGIEMAKHFSGEIINGDAFQVYKGLDIGTAKVSEEEKESIPHHLIDILDPTDTYSAARFRQDAHRKMADIGGRGHLPIVVGGTGMYIKGLTADWSFSETGRDQALRDRLEARAREEKGEIRLHEELQTLDPEAAERIHYRNVRKVIRALELLYAGKPPPDPVESENTTAKAYEVIMIGLTMERSLLYERIESRVDQMIASGLLSEVRALYDAGIRHTQSMKGIGYKELVAYLDGNYSWSEAIAQLKKNSRRFAKRQLTWFRNKEQVTWFELGEDGKQDVTEKIKAHLAGQLRRMSKD